Proteins from one Anaerohalosphaeraceae bacterium genomic window:
- a CDS encoding 4Fe-4S binding protein, whose protein sequence is MSCLGRAGFWMGLILSAAAVQAAERFPPPQFETDYQMPTLTTPPPRAAVWEMLDVAVLAAALGLASWLILRKRSRRGIAALSVFSLLYFGFWRQGCICSVGSLGNVVLSLFDSSYVLPLTAAAFFLLPIFFTLFFGRVFCGAVCPLGAIQDWVVFRPLAVPAWLETALRLGAWLYLAAAVLFAAVGAGLLICRYDPFIAFFRLGLNTPLWLLGLLFLAVGVFIARPYCRFVCPYGLLLRQAGRLSFWHVRITPDECIQCRLCEDACPFGAIQPPTAPWPESMRPAERRRLVLLSGLLLVLMGLGGWLGYRVHPRLAAGHPSAELARQVRLRQAGLMTEPTDMVRAFEVSGRTLRSLWAQEAEVFRRFAWGGLLAGVFVGFVAGVKLIQMSIHFKRTDYEADRAGCLACGRCFAFCPRHRIWETGKPTDSGETS, encoded by the coding sequence ATGAGTTGTTTGGGACGGGCTGGGTTTTGGATGGGGCTGATTCTGTCGGCTGCGGCGGTGCAGGCGGCCGAGCGGTTTCCGCCGCCGCAGTTTGAGACCGATTATCAGATGCCGACGCTGACTACGCCGCCGCCGCGCGCCGCGGTGTGGGAGATGCTCGATGTCGCTGTGCTGGCCGCGGCCCTCGGGCTGGCTTCCTGGCTGATCTTGCGAAAACGAAGTCGGCGCGGGATTGCCGCCTTGTCTGTTTTCAGTCTGCTGTATTTCGGTTTTTGGCGCCAGGGCTGCATCTGTTCAGTCGGTTCGCTGGGCAATGTTGTGCTGTCTTTGTTTGATTCTTCTTATGTGCTGCCGCTGACCGCCGCGGCCTTTTTCCTCCTGCCGATTTTCTTTACGCTGTTTTTTGGGCGGGTTTTCTGCGGGGCGGTTTGTCCGCTGGGGGCGATTCAGGACTGGGTGGTGTTTCGTCCGCTGGCCGTTCCGGCCTGGCTGGAAACAGCCCTTCGACTCGGGGCCTGGCTGTATCTGGCGGCGGCGGTGCTGTTTGCGGCGGTCGGGGCCGGACTGCTCATTTGCCGATATGACCCCTTTATTGCTTTTTTCCGGCTGGGGCTGAATACCCCGCTGTGGCTTTTGGGGCTTTTGTTTTTGGCAGTGGGGGTGTTTATCGCCCGTCCGTACTGCCGGTTTGTCTGTCCGTATGGGCTGCTGCTGCGGCAGGCGGGCCGTTTGTCTTTTTGGCATGTCCGGATTACGCCGGATGAGTGCATTCAGTGCCGTTTGTGTGAGGATGCCTGTCCGTTTGGAGCCATTCAGCCGCCGACAGCGCCCTGGCCGGAGTCGATGCGGCCCGCGGAGCGGCGGCGACTGGTGCTGCTGTCGGGTCTGCTGTTGGTTCTGATGGGTCTGGGCGGCTGGCTGGGGTATCGGGTTCATCCGAGGCTGGCCGCCGGCCATCCGTCTGCGGAATTGGCCCGGCAGGTCCGCCTTCGGCAGGCCGGACTGATGACGGAACCGACGGATATGGTCCGTGCCTTTGAAGTTTCCGGCAGAACCCTCCGGAGTCTCTGGGCTCAGGAAGCCGAGGTGTTCCGGCGGTTTGCCTGGGGCGGACTTTTGGCGGGTGTCTTTGTCGGATTTGTCGCCGGCGTCAAGCTGATTCAGATGAGCATTCATTTCAAACGGACAGATTATGAGGCCGACCGGGCGGGCTGTCTGGCCTGCGGACGATGTTTTGCGTTCTGTCCGAGACATCGGATTTGGGAAACCGGCAAGCCGACCGACAGCGGAGAGACATCATGA
- a CDS encoding PQQ-binding-like beta-propeller repeat protein: MSKYYLPWLVPLMLTAAGAGLLTGWIYSYYHLSVPMRLPGEDGRPNVSSLETPAGKSRQGHLETFDGIPSKSAGVWPTFRGPNYDAVSTESVPLMRSFPAGGPRELWRVSLGEGYAGPAVRNGRVYLIDYDMDRQADAIRCFSLEDGREIWRYSYPVAVKRNHGMSRTIPAVDDRYVVTIGPRCDVTCLDADTGRFRWAIDLVREYGTQEPLWYAGQCPRIEEGKAILAPAGKDVLMMAVDCESGQVVWKTPSPRRWQMTHSSILPITFEGRRMYVYCAVGGVVGVAAEDGTLLWETDAWTLRIHVPTPVWLGDGRLFFSAGYNKGSMMMRLVKQQNTIVPEVLFALPPEVFGADQQTPIYYQGFLYGVRPNKEMVCLDTDGKIRWTSGPQNKFGLGPYIIADGMIIVLNDEGVLSLIEARPDEFVLLARAKVLDGPESWAPPALAEGRLVVRDFTTMKCLDLRRRE, encoded by the coding sequence ATGAGTAAATATTATCTGCCTTGGTTAGTGCCCCTCATGCTCACAGCCGCCGGAGCGGGTCTGCTGACCGGCTGGATTTATTCCTATTATCATCTGTCGGTTCCGATGCGGCTGCCCGGAGAGGACGGCAGACCGAATGTTTCCTCTCTCGAAACACCTGCCGGCAAGAGCAGGCAGGGACATCTGGAGACATTCGACGGGATTCCCTCAAAATCCGCAGGGGTATGGCCGACTTTTCGAGGCCCCAATTATGATGCCGTCAGCACCGAATCGGTCCCTCTGATGCGGTCGTTCCCTGCCGGCGGTCCGCGGGAGTTGTGGCGTGTGTCATTAGGGGAAGGATACGCTGGTCCTGCTGTGCGGAATGGGCGGGTCTATTTGATTGATTATGATATGGACCGTCAGGCTGATGCGATTCGCTGTTTTTCTCTGGAGGATGGACGGGAAATCTGGCGGTACAGCTATCCGGTTGCAGTGAAGCGCAATCATGGAATGAGTCGAACGATTCCGGCGGTCGATGACCGGTACGTTGTGACGATTGGGCCTCGCTGTGATGTAACCTGTCTGGATGCGGATACGGGACGGTTTCGCTGGGCCATCGACCTGGTCAGGGAATACGGGACACAGGAGCCGCTTTGGTATGCCGGACAGTGTCCGCGGATTGAAGAGGGCAAAGCCATTCTGGCCCCGGCGGGAAAAGACGTCCTGATGATGGCGGTCGATTGTGAAAGCGGGCAGGTCGTCTGGAAAACCCCCAGTCCGCGCCGCTGGCAGATGACGCATTCATCGATTCTCCCCATCACATTTGAGGGCCGTCGAATGTATGTCTATTGTGCTGTCGGCGGCGTTGTTGGAGTTGCCGCAGAGGACGGGACGCTGCTGTGGGAAACGGATGCCTGGACGCTCCGCATCCATGTTCCGACGCCCGTTTGGCTCGGCGACGGCCGATTGTTCTTTTCTGCCGGCTACAATAAAGGCAGTATGATGATGCGTCTTGTCAAACAGCAAAACACAATTGTGCCGGAGGTGTTGTTTGCTCTCCCGCCGGAGGTGTTTGGGGCTGACCAGCAGACCCCGATTTATTATCAGGGTTTTTTGTACGGCGTCAGACCCAATAAAGAGATGGTATGTCTGGATACAGACGGCAAAATCCGCTGGACCAGCGGACCGCAGAACAAATTCGGCCTGGGGCCCTATATCATAGCAGACGGAATGATTATTGTCCTGAATGATGAGGGGGTTTTGTCCTTAATCGAGGCCCGTCCTGATGAGTTTGTTTTGCTGGCCAGGGCCAAAGTTCTTGACGGGCCTGAGAGCTGGGCACCGCCTGCTTTGGCCGAAGGACGTTTGGTTGTTCGGGATTTTACAACGATGAAATGTCTGGATTTGCGGAGGCGGGAATGA
- a CDS encoding 4Fe-4S binding protein, which yields MNHPPSEILSRRRFLKDGLWTVSLAAAGAAAAALASRSRAKEWVWQIDPYKCIGCGRCAAHCVLSESAVKCVHAFEMCGYCDLCTGYFGPQPKALQTGAEHQLCPTGAIRRRFIEEPYFEFTIDESRCIGCGKCVVGCAAFGNGSLFLQIRHDRCLNCNECAIGRVCPSGAIVRVPASAPYLLKVRNP from the coding sequence ATGAATCATCCGCCCTCTGAAATACTCAGCCGCCGCCGTTTTCTCAAAGACGGCCTGTGGACGGTTTCGCTGGCTGCGGCCGGGGCGGCTGCGGCGGCTTTGGCTTCCCGGAGCCGGGCGAAAGAATGGGTCTGGCAGATTGACCCCTATAAATGCATCGGCTGCGGCCGCTGTGCGGCACACTGCGTCTTGAGCGAATCCGCGGTCAAATGTGTGCATGCGTTTGAAATGTGCGGCTATTGCGACTTGTGCACGGGCTATTTCGGCCCGCAGCCCAAAGCCCTTCAGACCGGTGCCGAACATCAGCTGTGCCCGACCGGAGCGATTCGGCGGCGGTTCATCGAAGAGCCGTATTTTGAGTTTACAATTGACGAAAGCCGCTGCATCGGCTGCGGCAAGTGTGTGGTCGGCTGTGCCGCTTTCGGCAACGGGTCGCTGTTTCTGCAGATTCGCCATGACCGCTGTCTGAACTGCAACGAGTGCGCCATCGGGCGGGTCTGTCCGTCCGGTGCGATTGTTCGGGTTCCGGCCTCGGCTCCTTATTTATTGAAGGTTCGCAATCCATGA
- a CDS encoding twin-arginine translocation signal domain-containing protein, whose product MTDFRLSDDGADVSRRLFLKQAARAGVWAALGALSAFWVRSRRAEWAGCIHPAIADCRRCSSFQTCSLGQAAERKSSSEKSYESSAL is encoded by the coding sequence ATGACGGATTTCCGATTGTCTGACGACGGTGCGGATGTTTCGCGGCGTCTTTTTTTGAAGCAGGCGGCTCGTGCAGGCGTGTGGGCGGCTTTGGGGGCGCTGTCCGCTTTCTGGGTTCGAAGCCGCCGGGCCGAGTGGGCCGGATGCATTCATCCGGCGATTGCGGATTGTCGGCGGTGCTCTTCTTTCCAAACCTGTTCGCTTGGGCAAGCCGCGGAAAGAAAATCCTCTTCGGAGAAATCCTATGAATCATCCGCCCTCTGA
- a CDS encoding LysM peptidoglycan-binding domain-containing protein has product MRQLTIMGVLLLVSAAVGFGIGLLAAKPKINAARSETEAIKIQLQNLESQSQAKQRAADDEITKLRAELMRARNDLTRANTDLIKARTDLAQMKTALEQMAASGTVPQPVAESDKAVAAASSPTAASASAPAAGSPAAVSTSPSSSASAPSSAGPAGTREYIIKEGDSFWKIAATQLGSGTRYKEILQLNPHLSPNKPLEVGTKIRIPVK; this is encoded by the coding sequence ATGCGTCAATTAACGATAATGGGTGTCTTGTTATTGGTGTCTGCAGCGGTCGGTTTTGGGATTGGTTTGTTGGCGGCTAAGCCCAAAATCAATGCGGCACGTTCAGAAACGGAAGCGATTAAGATTCAGTTGCAGAATCTCGAATCCCAGTCCCAGGCCAAACAGCGGGCGGCGGATGATGAAATCACCAAATTGAGGGCGGAATTAATGCGGGCCCGCAATGACCTCACGCGGGCCAATACGGATTTAATCAAGGCCAGAACAGACCTGGCTCAAATGAAGACGGCCCTTGAACAGATGGCCGCTTCAGGAACAGTTCCCCAGCCCGTTGCGGAATCAGACAAAGCCGTCGCCGCGGCCTCCTCCCCAACGGCGGCCTCGGCTTCCGCTCCTGCGGCAGGTTCCCCAGCTGCGGTCTCCACGAGCCCCTCTTCCTCCGCGTCCGCTCCTTCTTCGGCGGGACCGGCGGGGACCCGCGAATATATCATTAAAGAAGGAGACAGTTTCTGGAAGATTGCAGCCACCCAATTGGGCAGCGGGACCCGTTACAAAGAAATTCTCCAGTTAAACCCGCATCTTTCTCCCAATAAACCTTTGGAGGTTGGGACGAAAATTCGCATACCGGTCAAATAG
- the rsmA gene encoding 16S rRNA (adenine(1518)-N(6)/adenine(1519)-N(6))-dimethyltransferase RsmA, translating into MQTKQEIEQLLAAAGTRPKHRLGQNFLIDLNLMRVLVQSAGMHSGDVVLEVGCGTGSLTEELLLHSGRVVGIEYDPVLFGIVQKRLACEESLTLLCGDVLESKNTLNHTVVEALQKALEETGGRLLLVSNLPYNVASSVMANLIAGPLTAESMTVTVQKEVAERMAAVPGHKEYGPLSILMTATGDLHYLKHLPPTVFWPRPQVDSAMVRFVRNPQKAAQIHNMDVFRQVVHLFMSHRRKMLKACIHFAEGELAAVRHWADVFAEAFVDGQSRPEELSAADYINIANLCFEQIR; encoded by the coding sequence ATGCAGACCAAACAGGAAATTGAACAATTGCTGGCGGCGGCAGGCACCCGTCCCAAGCATCGGCTGGGGCAGAACTTCCTGATTGACCTGAATCTGATGCGGGTTCTTGTCCAGTCTGCTGGTATGCATTCCGGTGATGTAGTGCTGGAGGTCGGCTGCGGCACCGGTTCTCTGACGGAGGAACTGCTGCTGCACAGCGGCCGTGTGGTCGGTATCGAGTATGACCCCGTTCTCTTCGGCATTGTTCAAAAACGCCTGGCATGCGAAGAAAGTCTTACGCTGTTGTGCGGCGATGTTTTGGAAAGCAAAAATACCCTGAACCATACGGTTGTGGAGGCGCTTCAAAAGGCCCTGGAGGAAACGGGGGGGCGGCTGCTGTTGGTCTCCAATCTGCCGTACAATGTGGCCTCCAGTGTGATGGCCAATCTGATTGCAGGGCCGCTGACGGCTGAATCGATGACGGTTACCGTCCAGAAAGAAGTTGCCGAACGGATGGCCGCCGTCCCCGGACACAAAGAATACGGACCGTTGAGCATTTTGATGACGGCTACGGGAGACCTGCATTATCTCAAGCATCTGCCCCCGACGGTCTTCTGGCCGCGCCCGCAGGTGGACTCCGCCATGGTTCGATTCGTCCGAAACCCTCAAAAAGCCGCCCAGATTCACAATATGGATGTTTTTCGGCAAGTCGTGCATCTGTTTATGAGTCATCGACGCAAGATGCTCAAGGCCTGTATCCATTTTGCGGAGGGAGAACTGGCTGCGGTACGGCACTGGGCGGATGTTTTTGCAGAGGCCTTTGTGGACGGGCAGAGCCGCCCCGAAGAATTGTCCGCCGCCGACTACATCAATATCGCCAATCTCTGTTTTGAACAAATCCGGTAA
- the pdxA gene encoding 4-hydroxythreonine-4-phosphate dehydrogenase PdxA, with protein MAEHTLDNSASNPLTIGITMGDPGGIGPEIIVKALADPLLRRQAKFIIFGLDEQLEYAADLAEVPPFWIRHPHEKIRRDYPRQVVVADYDEYSLPSYIHRPTRISGECSIRFCLDAVQAARDGIIDAVVTAPISKTSWKLADAPWPGHTELLADCCKSPRKAMMFVAGPLKLALATIHEALFEIRHKFTIGCVFEPIDLLNTALQDYFGIKNPRIAVAGLNPHAGEDGQFGDEEQRIIRPAMLLAQEVGIRCEGPFPADTLFVKAARGEFDGVVAMYHDQGLIPVKMLAFEEAVNVTIGIPIIRTSPSHGTAFDIAGKGIASEASMKQAIRTAIEMATIRRNRKAQKNGHADQTGN; from the coding sequence ATGGCTGAGCATACGCTGGACAATTCGGCTTCCAACCCGCTGACAATTGGGATCACGATGGGCGACCCGGGCGGCATCGGACCGGAGATTATCGTAAAAGCCCTGGCGGACCCGCTCCTGCGCCGGCAGGCCAAATTTATTATTTTCGGTCTGGATGAGCAGCTGGAATATGCGGCGGATTTGGCGGAGGTGCCGCCGTTTTGGATTCGTCACCCGCACGAAAAAATCAGGCGCGATTACCCCCGTCAGGTTGTTGTGGCTGACTACGATGAATATTCCCTGCCGTCTTATATCCATCGACCCACGCGCATCAGCGGGGAATGCTCCATCCGGTTTTGCCTGGATGCGGTTCAGGCCGCCCGGGATGGAATTATCGATGCGGTCGTGACCGCCCCCATCAGCAAAACCAGCTGGAAACTGGCGGATGCCCCCTGGCCGGGTCATACCGAGCTGCTCGCCGACTGCTGCAAAAGCCCCCGCAAGGCGATGATGTTTGTCGCGGGCCCCTTGAAGCTGGCTCTGGCAACGATTCACGAGGCCCTTTTTGAGATTCGCCATAAGTTTACCATTGGCTGTGTCTTTGAGCCCATTGACCTGCTGAACACGGCTTTGCAGGATTATTTCGGAATCAAAAATCCGCGGATTGCTGTAGCGGGACTCAATCCCCACGCCGGCGAAGACGGCCAGTTCGGCGACGAGGAGCAGCGGATTATTCGTCCGGCGATGCTCCTGGCGCAGGAGGTCGGCATTCGATGCGAAGGCCCGTTTCCGGCGGATACGCTCTTTGTCAAAGCCGCACGCGGCGAGTTTGACGGTGTCGTGGCGATGTATCACGACCAGGGTCTGATTCCGGTTAAAATGCTTGCCTTTGAAGAAGCGGTCAATGTAACCATCGGCATTCCGATTATCCGCACCTCGCCTTCTCACGGAACGGCGTTTGATATTGCAGGCAAGGGGATTGCCAGCGAGGCCAGTATGAAGCAGGCCATCCGCACGGCGATTGAAATGGCGACGATCCGAAGAAATCGAAAAGCCCAAAAGAACGGCCATGCAGACCAAACAGGAAATTGA
- the secA gene encoding preprotein translocase subunit SecA: MAITSLNRWLLKVFGSRNERLVRAYMQTAKAAGEYEQAFQALTDEELKNKTAEFKQRLQNGARPEEILPEAFAVVREAARRTVKMRHFDVQLVGGNVLYEGKIAEMATGEGKTLVATLAAYLVHLTGKHVHIVTVNDYLAKRDAEWMGPIYRALGLTVGAIQADMDTVGPERRNQYACDITYGTNNEFGFDYLRDNMKLSLEQMVQGPLEYAVIDEVDSILIDEARTPLIISGPAFDDVSRYKKADSVARQLVSKQKQIYSSMLSRLGDQDYLRQRAASAGKSEKDLAEMLAKFRYDPFDLDEEEAELLGIPQLFVVKKDSKSVHLTHEGIGTAQDLAGVGSFFTGSNMDWPHMLEQALRAHVVFEREKDYVVLDGKVIIVDEFTGRLMHGRQWSDGLHQAVEAKENVQIKEETQTLATITLQNFFKLYEKIAGMTGTAATEAEEFLKIYKLEVVVIPTNRPCIREDREDLIYKTEREKFNAIVEEIYRTSTAGRPVLVGTVSIEKSEALSAALSRRHGLEHEVLNAKQHAREAAIVEKAGQQHTAPDGSKRGNITIATNMAGRGTDIKLAPEVLWEVLHSEPSPEEEGVQIYTLRQNGTGKTLTVKSNEPLAEVFQLGRGDRWVGGLHIIGTERHEARRIDNQLRGRAGRQGDPGSSVFFLSFDDDLLRIFSPEWVIKALSMPIMGWEEGMPIQHRRISKGIEKAQKKVEERNFEIRKNLLEYDEVMDYQRKIFYARRRSLLKGEDLQGIIETMLEAVIDKALQIMLDPLYPYRCIAEWAKNEFSVELDTRQIEGMEAEEIEERIKETACKNLSSEISIALGEYLEDYTDPTTWKLDALTRWAMSAFKVNLSASKLRQMSAEEIEETLIDSACQLVRKKDAARLADFLREDFARQSLRAWTRNKFDIDLSADVLGEKKKEQIRSLLLEKVREKYIRRQIEYPVEFAMNMAFGPQGPNVYGMEALVEWANRRYQIGLTLEEVQNTKPQDLYQKLLACSERYHRGGLEEDIARMTEQAASLEQLAKQAAERFAVRFDPNQWSDKQQAQADILTAARVFLRRELTDLEKYVLLQIHDAAWKDHLYAMDRLKESIMLRAYAEKDPKIEYKHEGYQMFEQMLESIDDKVTDVIFRVRLVEPTAQRRSVWTISQAQHDQVGQFEMAQRQQAAAQAPQGEAKVKTIRLEQPKVGRNDPCPCGSGKKYKKCCGQNA, encoded by the coding sequence ATGGCAATCACAAGTCTGAATCGATGGCTTTTAAAAGTATTCGGCTCCCGCAATGAACGTCTGGTACGGGCTTATATGCAGACGGCCAAAGCCGCCGGGGAATATGAACAGGCATTCCAAGCCCTGACGGATGAAGAATTGAAAAACAAAACTGCCGAGTTTAAGCAGCGGCTTCAAAACGGGGCTCGTCCGGAAGAAATTCTGCCGGAGGCCTTTGCTGTGGTTCGAGAGGCCGCCCGACGGACCGTCAAGATGCGGCATTTTGATGTCCAGCTGGTCGGCGGAAATGTCCTTTATGAAGGAAAAATCGCTGAAATGGCTACCGGCGAAGGAAAAACGCTGGTGGCTACGCTGGCGGCCTATCTGGTTCACCTGACCGGAAAACACGTTCACATCGTTACGGTCAACGATTACCTGGCCAAACGGGATGCGGAATGGATGGGACCGATTTACCGGGCCCTGGGTCTGACGGTCGGCGCCATTCAGGCGGATATGGACACCGTCGGCCCCGAACGGCGGAACCAGTATGCCTGCGATATTACCTACGGCACCAACAATGAATTCGGCTTTGACTACCTTCGCGATAATATGAAGCTGTCGCTGGAGCAGATGGTGCAGGGGCCGCTTGAATACGCTGTCATCGACGAGGTTGATTCCATTCTGATTGACGAAGCCCGAACCCCTTTGATTATTTCCGGGCCGGCCTTTGACGATGTATCGCGTTATAAAAAAGCCGACTCGGTCGCCCGCCAGCTGGTCAGCAAACAAAAACAGATTTATTCCTCGATGCTCAGCCGGCTCGGAGACCAGGACTATCTGCGGCAGCGGGCGGCGTCGGCCGGAAAATCCGAAAAAGACCTGGCCGAAATGCTCGCCAAGTTCCGCTATGACCCGTTTGACCTCGACGAAGAAGAAGCGGAACTGTTGGGCATTCCGCAGCTGTTTGTCGTCAAAAAGGATTCCAAATCCGTTCACCTGACCCACGAAGGCATCGGGACGGCGCAGGATTTGGCCGGCGTCGGCTCGTTTTTTACCGGCTCGAATATGGACTGGCCTCATATGCTCGAGCAGGCCCTGCGGGCCCATGTGGTCTTCGAGCGGGAAAAGGACTATGTGGTTCTGGACGGCAAAGTCATTATCGTCGACGAGTTCACCGGGCGTCTGATGCACGGCCGGCAGTGGTCGGACGGACTTCATCAGGCCGTCGAGGCCAAAGAAAATGTCCAGATTAAGGAAGAAACCCAAACACTGGCCACCATCACCCTGCAGAACTTTTTCAAGTTGTACGAAAAAATCGCCGGAATGACCGGCACCGCCGCCACGGAAGCGGAGGAATTCCTGAAGATTTACAAACTGGAGGTGGTGGTTATCCCGACCAACCGTCCCTGCATCCGCGAAGACCGCGAGGACCTGATTTACAAGACCGAACGAGAGAAATTCAACGCCATCGTGGAGGAAATTTACCGAACGAGCACGGCGGGCCGCCCGGTTCTGGTCGGCACGGTCAGCATTGAAAAAAGCGAGGCCCTTTCAGCAGCGCTGTCCCGACGGCACGGTCTGGAACACGAAGTCCTGAACGCCAAGCAGCACGCCCGCGAAGCGGCCATCGTCGAAAAGGCCGGTCAGCAGCATACCGCCCCGGACGGCTCCAAACGCGGCAACATCACCATCGCCACCAACATGGCCGGACGCGGCACCGACATCAAACTGGCTCCCGAAGTCCTTTGGGAAGTCCTTCATTCTGAGCCGAGTCCCGAAGAAGAAGGCGTTCAGATTTATACCCTTCGCCAGAACGGCACCGGCAAAACGCTCACCGTCAAATCGAACGAGCCGCTGGCGGAGGTCTTCCAGCTGGGCCGCGGCGACCGGTGGGTCGGCGGACTGCATATCATCGGCACCGAACGCCACGAGGCCCGCCGCATCGACAACCAGCTGCGGGGACGTGCCGGACGTCAGGGCGACCCGGGCTCAAGCGTCTTTTTCCTGAGTTTTGATGACGACCTGCTGCGGATTTTTTCTCCGGAATGGGTCATCAAGGCCCTCTCGATGCCGATTATGGGCTGGGAGGAAGGAATGCCGATTCAGCACCGGCGCATCAGCAAAGGCATCGAAAAGGCGCAAAAGAAGGTCGAGGAGCGCAACTTTGAAATCCGCAAAAACCTGCTCGAATACGACGAGGTAATGGATTATCAGCGAAAGATTTTTTATGCCCGGCGCCGCAGTCTGCTCAAAGGCGAAGACCTTCAGGGCATTATTGAGACCATGCTCGAAGCCGTCATCGACAAGGCGCTGCAGATTATGCTCGACCCGCTGTATCCGTACCGATGCATCGCGGAATGGGCCAAAAATGAATTCTCCGTCGAGCTGGACACCCGTCAAATCGAAGGAATGGAGGCGGAGGAAATTGAGGAGCGAATCAAAGAAACCGCCTGCAAAAACCTGTCCAGCGAAATCTCGATCGCTTTGGGCGAATACCTCGAAGATTATACAGACCCGACCACCTGGAAACTGGATGCCCTGACCCGCTGGGCGATGAGCGCCTTTAAGGTCAATCTGTCCGCCTCCAAACTGCGGCAGATGTCCGCCGAGGAAATCGAAGAAACACTGATTGACTCAGCCTGTCAGCTGGTTCGAAAGAAAGATGCCGCCCGTTTAGCCGATTTTCTCCGGGAGGATTTTGCCCGGCAGAGCCTGCGGGCCTGGACGCGAAACAAGTTCGACATCGACCTGTCCGCCGACGTGCTCGGAGAGAAGAAAAAAGAGCAGATTCGCTCCCTGCTGCTGGAGAAGGTGCGGGAAAAGTACATCCGCCGTCAAATCGAATACCCGGTCGAGTTTGCCATGAATATGGCCTTCGGTCCGCAGGGGCCGAATGTGTACGGAATGGAAGCCCTCGTCGAGTGGGCCAACCGCCGCTACCAAATCGGCCTGACCCTCGAAGAAGTCCAGAATACCAAACCGCAGGACCTTTACCAGAAACTGCTGGCCTGCAGCGAGCGGTATCATCGGGGCGGTCTGGAGGAGGACATCGCCCGGATGACGGAACAGGCCGCCTCCCTCGAACAGCTGGCAAAGCAGGCCGCTGAGCGGTTCGCAGTCCGCTTTGACCCGAACCAGTGGTCTGACAAACAACAGGCCCAGGCGGACATCCTGACGGCTGCAAGGGTCTTCCTCCGCCGCGAATTGACCGACCTGGAAAAATACGTCCTCCTGCAGATTCACGATGCGGCATGGAAAGACCATCTGTATGCGATGGACCGGCTGAAAGAAAGCATTATGCTGCGGGCCTATGCGGAGAAAGACCCCAAGATTGAATACAAACACGAAGGGTATCAGATGTTCGAGCAGATGCTCGAATCGATCGATGACAAGGTAACGGATGTCATTTTCCGGGTGCGGCTGGTCGAGCCGACTGCGCAGCGTCGCAGCGTCTGGACCATCAGCCAGGCCCAGCACGACCAGGTCGGCCAGTTCGAGATGGCCCAGCGTCAGCAGGCCGCCGCTCAAGCTCCGCAGGGAGAAGCGAAGGTCAAAACCATCCGTCTCGAACAGCCCAAAGTCGGACGCAACGACCCCTGTCCGTGCGGCAGCGGAAAAAAATACAAAAAATGCTGCGGACAAAACGCGTAA
- a CDS encoding riboflavin synthase, translated as MFTGIVEQTGLVRGTRPRGGGLQVEIDLGAAAEGTRVGDSLSVNGVCLTVTALQNTMAVFDVSPETLRRSTLKTLRSGQKVNLERAMRADGRFGGHFVQGHVDGIGRIAEIRRRGDFAEFRIEAPGPLLEQMVEKGSVAVDGISLTIASLDEKGFTVALIPATLAQTTWKESKTGDEVNIETDILVKIVRNLLHKTARPSGTLDPEVLRSWGYSPNG; from the coding sequence ATGTTTACGGGTATTGTAGAACAGACAGGTCTTGTTCGAGGGACTCGTCCCCGGGGCGGCGGGCTGCAGGTAGAAATCGACCTGGGAGCCGCAGCCGAAGGGACCCGAGTCGGGGACAGCCTTTCCGTCAATGGGGTCTGCCTGACCGTGACGGCTTTGCAGAATACCATGGCTGTTTTTGATGTGAGCCCGGAGACCCTTCGGCGAAGTACGCTCAAGACGCTCCGCAGCGGACAAAAGGTCAATCTTGAACGGGCGATGCGGGCCGATGGTCGTTTCGGAGGTCATTTCGTACAGGGTCATGTGGACGGCATCGGCAGGATTGCCGAAATCCGCCGGCGCGGAGACTTTGCCGAGTTTCGAATTGAAGCGCCGGGGCCTCTTCTGGAGCAAATGGTTGAAAAAGGGTCTGTCGCAGTGGACGGCATCAGTTTGACGATAGCTTCTCTGGATGAAAAGGGCTTTACGGTGGCCCTGATTCCCGCTACGCTGGCCCAGACAACCTGGAAAGAGTCCAAAACGGGGGATGAGGTGAATATTGAAACGGATATTCTGGTCAAGATTGTCCGAAACCTGCTGCACAAAACCGCCAGACCTTCCGGCACGCTGGACCCGGAGGTCCTGCGTTCGTGGGGGTATTCACCCAATGGCTGA